The proteins below come from a single Microbacterium sp. SLBN-154 genomic window:
- a CDS encoding MBL fold metallo-hydrolase RNA specificity domain-containing protein — translation MTGTGGSLRFLGAADTVTGSRFLVERAGRRVLVDCGLFQGFKVLRARNRAPFPIDPSSIDAVILTHAHLDHSGYLPALVRDGFDGPIFASEGTAELCGILLPDSAHLLEEEARAAARGGWSRHEHPRPLYDTHDVERAMHLMDPVAFHEPQRIGDEFEFSLIRAGHILGAAGVALRLGDRVVRFTGDLGRPDDPLMPPPEELGTCDILVTESTYGDHSHGLADPQVVLGEIVRRVAAAGGVVLIPAFAVGRTETILLHLSRLRAAGDIPDIPIFVNSPMAVSVVDVYRRHAAEHRIDQAELDRMYDLATMIRSVDDSKLLNLRGGPMIIISASGMLTGGRVLHHLVAYGPDPKNAIVLTGFQAGGTRGAALLAGADTLRIFGKDVAVRAEVHHLHTMSAHADARQTIDWMRTGSRPSMVYVTHGEPAAADALRLRIERELHWAARVPEQGEKVTI, via the coding sequence ATGACCGGGACAGGAGGATCGCTCCGGTTCCTCGGCGCGGCCGACACCGTGACGGGATCGCGGTTCCTCGTCGAGCGTGCGGGTCGCCGGGTCTTGGTCGACTGCGGGCTCTTCCAGGGCTTCAAGGTGCTGCGGGCGCGCAATCGCGCGCCCTTCCCCATCGATCCGAGTTCGATCGATGCGGTGATCCTGACGCACGCCCACCTCGATCACTCCGGCTACCTGCCGGCTCTCGTCCGTGACGGCTTCGACGGCCCGATCTTCGCGAGCGAGGGCACGGCGGAGCTCTGCGGGATCCTCCTTCCCGACAGCGCCCACCTCCTGGAGGAGGAAGCGCGGGCGGCCGCCCGGGGCGGATGGTCTCGGCACGAGCATCCGCGCCCGCTCTACGACACGCACGACGTCGAGCGGGCGATGCATCTGATGGACCCGGTGGCCTTCCACGAGCCGCAGAGGATCGGCGACGAGTTCGAGTTCTCTCTCATCCGCGCCGGACACATCCTCGGCGCGGCGGGGGTCGCGCTGCGCCTCGGCGACAGAGTCGTCCGATTCACCGGCGATCTCGGACGACCGGATGACCCGCTGATGCCGCCACCGGAAGAGCTCGGGACGTGCGACATCCTGGTGACGGAATCGACCTACGGCGATCACTCCCACGGATTGGCCGATCCGCAGGTCGTTCTCGGAGAGATCGTGCGAAGGGTCGCGGCAGCCGGTGGCGTCGTTCTGATACCGGCTTTCGCCGTGGGGCGCACGGAGACGATCCTCCTTCACCTCTCTCGCCTGCGGGCGGCCGGCGACATCCCCGACATCCCGATCTTCGTCAACAGTCCGATGGCCGTCAGCGTCGTGGACGTGTATCGACGACACGCCGCGGAACACCGGATCGACCAGGCCGAACTCGATCGCATGTACGACCTCGCGACGATGATCAGGAGCGTCGACGACTCCAAGCTCCTGAATCTCCGCGGCGGTCCGATGATCATCATCTCCGCCAGCGGGATGCTGACCGGCGGCCGGGTGCTGCACCACCTCGTCGCATACGGGCCCGACCCCAAGAACGCCATCGTCCTCACCGGATTCCAAGCGGGAGGAACACGAGGCGCTGCACTGCTCGCGGGTGCCGACACCCTCAGGATCTTCGGAAAAGACGTCGCCGTCCGCGCAGAGGTGCACCATCTGCACACCATGTCGGCTCATGCCGACGCCCGTCAGACGATCGACTGGATGAGGACCGGATCGCGGCCGAGCATGGTCTACGTCACCCACGGTGAGCCCGCGGCCGCCGATGCGCTGCGACTGCGCATCGAGCGCGAACTCCACTGGGCTGCGCGCGTCCCCGAGCAGGGGGAGAAGGTGACGATCTGA
- a CDS encoding BON domain-containing protein gives MATKTEHDLIVKTDVEAELEGNPDLDAAEIGVSVRGGAVTLSGEVATNAERRAATKAALRVRGVRTLVDALTVHPRTKWPVTQADVAKEVERALRAAITVPDSVQAIVHGHDVTLIGEVRGNSERYAATRAVQFLRGVSTVDNMLTLRERPASADTEDRIRRAISRKALLQARQIDVAVMGTTVTLTGTVSTWTEREEAARAAWATPHVTDVDNRLIVPSA, from the coding sequence ATGGCCACGAAGACGGAGCACGATCTCATCGTGAAGACGGACGTCGAAGCGGAGCTGGAAGGGAATCCCGACCTGGATGCCGCCGAGATCGGCGTCTCCGTGCGTGGCGGCGCGGTCACGCTCTCCGGCGAGGTGGCGACGAACGCCGAGCGAAGGGCAGCGACGAAGGCAGCGCTTCGGGTCCGCGGCGTTCGCACGCTCGTCGATGCGCTGACGGTGCATCCGCGGACCAAGTGGCCGGTGACGCAAGCGGACGTCGCCAAAGAGGTCGAGCGCGCACTGCGTGCGGCGATCACCGTGCCCGACTCCGTGCAGGCGATCGTCCACGGCCATGACGTCACCCTGATCGGGGAGGTGCGGGGAAACTCCGAGCGCTACGCCGCGACGCGGGCCGTGCAGTTCCTCCGGGGCGTCTCCACCGTCGACAACATGCTCACTCTGCGGGAGCGTCCGGCCAGCGCGGACACCGAGGATCGCATTCGACGAGCGATATCGCGAAAAGCACTGCTGCAGGCGCGACAGATCGATGTCGCGGTGATGGGTACGACGGTCACCCTCACCGGCACCGTGTCCACCTGGACCGAGCGCGAGGAAGCGGCACGTGCCGCGTGGGCTACGCCGCACGTCACCGATGTCGACAATCGGCTCATCGTCCCGTCGGCCTGA
- a CDS encoding universal stress protein — protein sequence MESIVLGYDGSPASVAALSWVAARAARTVVGVDVVTVISRFAQERSSALRHLGNAEGFLRDRVPGIGVQLHRLEGGVEPALTLMSSNADVVVLGVTLGRPVRAALSGALPLQVSARSRAPVVLVPAEWSDLGDPVTVGVSADDSSDAAVAFAACEADLTSVSLRLVHAWQMPPPSFAGDAVPTVDAVVAEHRGVLDTRMRWVIARYPSMGLRSDLVRDLAGPTLLRHAAHSSLLVIGTHHRGVVQGRLSGSVAQALVWRVPCPLAVVPAETTDDEGEED from the coding sequence ATGGAATCGATCGTGCTCGGCTACGACGGCTCGCCGGCGTCGGTGGCCGCGCTGTCATGGGTAGCGGCGCGGGCTGCCCGCACGGTTGTCGGCGTCGATGTCGTGACGGTGATCTCGCGCTTCGCGCAGGAACGGAGTTCCGCCCTGCGACACCTCGGTAACGCCGAGGGCTTTCTTCGGGATCGCGTTCCCGGCATCGGGGTGCAGCTGCACCGGCTCGAAGGCGGCGTCGAGCCTGCCCTGACCCTCATGAGCAGCAACGCCGATGTGGTGGTCCTCGGTGTGACCCTCGGCCGCCCGGTCCGCGCGGCTCTGTCGGGTGCGCTGCCGCTGCAGGTCAGCGCCCGCTCCCGTGCACCGGTCGTGCTCGTGCCTGCCGAGTGGTCCGACCTCGGCGACCCCGTGACGGTGGGTGTGAGCGCGGACGACAGTTCGGATGCCGCCGTCGCCTTCGCCGCATGCGAGGCCGACCTCACGAGCGTCTCACTGCGGTTGGTCCATGCCTGGCAGATGCCTCCTCCGTCCTTCGCGGGCGACGCGGTCCCCACGGTCGATGCCGTCGTGGCTGAACACCGAGGCGTTCTGGACACGCGGATGCGCTGGGTCATCGCCCGTTATCCGAGCATGGGCCTCCGCAGCGACCTGGTGCGCGACCTCGCCGGACCGACGCTTCTCCGACACGCCGCGCACTCGTCTCTCCTGGTCATCGGAACTCATCACCGCGGCGTGGTGCAGGGCCGCCTGAGCGGATCCGTGGCCCAGGCCCTGGTGTGGCGGGTGCCGTGTCCCCTCGCAGTCGTGCCCGCGGAGACGACGGATGATGAAGGAGAGGAAGACTGA
- a CDS encoding 1-phosphofructokinase family hexose kinase → MHPAAIVTLTMNPALDVATRIDRLEPERKLRCDTPRYDPGGGGVNVSRTIRRLNGRSVAICALGGSSADTYLELLEREGVETVIIPIGGTTRQSFTVTETTTARQYRFVLPGPALTEAEWRHCLQIAVERSPREGYLVASGSLPPGVPTDFYAQLSKAAGRNGSRVVLDTAGPALSAALDAGVFLIKPSRDELAHLAGIDPGSSIPDLVGVARALIRAARTELVALSLGREGAVLISRDTEIFIPVPEVRVISTVGAGDAFLGGFISALATGRDRGEALRIAVAAGTATAMRPSTEVCRIEDVEQLMTRLTPSGTLYPSPERGSA, encoded by the coding sequence ATGCACCCCGCAGCAATCGTGACGCTCACCATGAACCCCGCCCTCGACGTGGCCACTCGCATCGACCGGCTGGAGCCGGAGCGGAAGCTCCGATGCGACACGCCCCGTTACGACCCGGGCGGAGGCGGAGTGAACGTGAGCAGGACGATCCGACGCCTGAACGGACGATCAGTGGCGATCTGCGCGCTGGGAGGGTCGTCCGCTGACACCTACCTCGAGCTGCTCGAGCGCGAAGGCGTGGAAACCGTGATCATTCCCATCGGGGGAACGACCCGCCAGAGCTTCACGGTGACGGAGACCACCACGGCTCGCCAGTACCGGTTCGTCCTGCCCGGTCCGGCTCTGACGGAAGCGGAGTGGCGGCACTGCCTGCAGATCGCGGTGGAGCGGAGCCCCCGCGAGGGATACCTTGTCGCCAGCGGCAGCCTCCCGCCCGGCGTGCCGACCGACTTCTACGCACAGCTGTCGAAGGCCGCAGGCCGCAACGGAAGCCGGGTGGTCCTCGACACGGCGGGCCCGGCCCTGTCGGCAGCCCTCGACGCGGGAGTATTCCTCATCAAGCCGAGCCGCGACGAGCTGGCACACCTCGCCGGAATCGATCCAGGGTCGTCCATCCCCGATCTCGTCGGCGTCGCCCGTGCGCTCATCCGTGCCGCACGCACGGAGCTGGTCGCGCTCAGCCTGGGCCGGGAGGGGGCCGTTCTGATCTCGCGCGACACCGAGATCTTCATCCCCGTTCCCGAAGTCAGAGTGATCAGCACCGTCGGGGCCGGCGACGCCTTCCTCGGCGGATTCATCTCGGCCCTCGCCACGGGCCGGGATCGGGGCGAAGCGCTGCGCATCGCGGTCGCAGCGGGAACGGCGACCGCGATGCGTCCGAGCACCGAGGTGTGTCGCATCGAGGACGTCGAGCAGCTGATGACCCGGCTGACACCGTCAGGGACTTTGTACCCTTCGCCGGAGCGCGGCTCGGCCTAG
- a CDS encoding sensor histidine kinase — protein sequence MSDSPGFLDGSRSHLEKTLDDLIADAQRVLTAETRVRSLLAANRAVTEELDLDHTLHRIVEVAAALVKAEYAALGVLGGDGRLERFIHTGMNPAQVEAIGRLPEGRGLLGAVIEEARTIRLRDLAEDPRSVGFLPLHPPMHGFLGVPVRTRDEVFGNLYLTNPAAGEFTSEDAELIEALAATAGIAIDNARLFERAVRQRRLASALSSISGALLAPAGEDPMDIVVRGLSDVVAADLVTIVVPEQEGRMHRVVAVWGEHAVQLEGTLHPAESSVAEQAMRTGKIATVSHRRSYLDGRLVLGSTAAVPFVATQAPTGAILVARHPDRPHLTQADLEAVSEFASQAGIAVTLAWARRDRQRLEVMEDRARIARDLHDHVIQRLFASGIRLQALASIDGPHTAALEGEVTEIDAAINDIRAAIFTLRTRPESGVPVARHRVIDVITELSPTLTSPPRLTFRGPVDLVLSGDLADDVVAVIRESLANISRHAGATASSVSVEATDSAVTVIVEDDGHGPPSHVTRRGGTKNLDDRASRRGGTYALTTGSERGARSEWRVPLLPATG from the coding sequence ATGAGTGACTCCCCGGGTTTTCTCGACGGCTCGCGATCGCATCTCGAGAAAACCCTCGACGATCTGATCGCCGACGCTCAGCGCGTGCTCACCGCGGAGACGCGCGTGAGAAGCCTGCTCGCCGCCAACCGGGCAGTGACAGAAGAACTCGACCTCGACCACACGCTGCATCGGATCGTCGAGGTCGCCGCCGCCCTCGTCAAGGCGGAGTACGCGGCCCTGGGCGTTCTCGGCGGCGACGGCAGGCTGGAGCGGTTCATCCATACCGGAATGAACCCTGCCCAGGTCGAGGCCATCGGCCGCCTGCCCGAAGGACGTGGTCTGCTGGGCGCCGTCATCGAGGAGGCGCGAACGATCCGTCTCCGCGACCTCGCCGAAGATCCGCGATCTGTCGGCTTCCTCCCGCTTCACCCGCCCATGCACGGGTTTCTCGGAGTTCCGGTGCGTACGAGGGACGAGGTCTTCGGCAACCTCTACCTGACCAACCCCGCGGCGGGGGAATTCACTTCCGAAGACGCGGAGCTGATCGAAGCATTGGCAGCCACAGCGGGAATCGCGATAGACAACGCCCGACTGTTCGAGCGAGCCGTGCGACAGCGACGACTGGCCAGTGCGCTGTCGAGCATCAGCGGCGCGCTCCTCGCCCCTGCGGGCGAGGACCCGATGGACATCGTGGTCCGCGGACTCAGCGACGTCGTCGCAGCCGACCTCGTCACGATCGTGGTGCCCGAGCAGGAGGGGAGGATGCATCGGGTGGTCGCCGTCTGGGGCGAGCACGCCGTGCAGTTGGAGGGAACCCTCCACCCGGCGGAATCCTCGGTCGCCGAGCAGGCGATGAGGACCGGGAAGATCGCCACCGTGAGCCACAGGCGCTCCTACCTCGACGGCCGCCTCGTGCTCGGGTCCACCGCCGCGGTGCCCTTCGTCGCGACGCAGGCCCCCACGGGAGCCATCCTCGTCGCACGACATCCCGACCGGCCGCACCTCACTCAAGCTGACCTCGAAGCGGTGTCCGAGTTCGCCTCGCAGGCAGGCATCGCCGTGACCCTCGCGTGGGCACGCCGCGATCGACAGCGACTGGAAGTGATGGAGGATCGAGCCCGAATCGCCCGGGATCTCCATGACCATGTCATCCAGCGCCTGTTCGCATCGGGCATCCGGCTGCAGGCCCTGGCATCGATCGACGGTCCGCACACCGCCGCGCTCGAGGGCGAGGTCACCGAGATCGATGCCGCGATCAACGACATCCGCGCGGCGATCTTCACCCTCCGCACCCGCCCCGAGTCGGGTGTTCCGGTGGCGAGGCACCGGGTGATCGACGTCATCACCGAACTCTCACCCACCCTGACCTCCCCTCCCCGTCTGACCTTCCGCGGTCCTGTCGACCTCGTTCTGAGCGGCGACCTCGCCGACGACGTCGTCGCGGTCATCCGCGAATCCCTTGCGAACATCTCCCGGCACGCCGGGGCGACGGCGTCCTCCGTGTCGGTCGAGGCGACCGACAGCGCTGTGACCGTGATCGTCGAGGACGACGGACACGGGCCGCCGTCGCACGTGACCCGCCGTGGGGGAACGAAGAACCTGGACGACCGGGCGTCCCGGCGCGGGGGCACCTACGCGCTCACGACCGGCTCCGAGCGGGGCGCGCGGTCGGAGTGGCGCGTGCCTCTTCTTCCCGCCACGGGATGA
- a CDS encoding pyridoxamine 5'-phosphate oxidase family protein — protein MAETSRARDLTTAECWSLLENGDIGRLAVTRTDGTPDIFPVNFVAHEGAVYIRSAPDAKVVSLDARPAAAFEIDGHDDEGTWSVVVRGTAARTVDDVEIDGSGIRRIVTVSPRHKPHVLKLAARTVTGRRFTDPFPVPSPGDEHGISFPSSRPRFLRPEPIPSHRPWSEGASLEPSEESREASDPPSA, from the coding sequence TTGGCCGAGACATCACGCGCACGAGATCTGACCACCGCGGAATGCTGGTCGCTGCTCGAGAACGGGGACATCGGACGACTCGCCGTCACCCGCACCGACGGAACGCCGGATATCTTCCCCGTCAACTTCGTCGCGCATGAGGGAGCGGTGTACATCCGCAGCGCGCCCGACGCGAAGGTCGTCAGTCTGGACGCGCGGCCGGCCGCCGCCTTCGAGATCGACGGTCACGATGACGAAGGAACGTGGAGCGTGGTCGTGCGAGGCACGGCGGCGCGTACCGTCGACGACGTGGAGATCGACGGCAGCGGTATCCGGCGGATCGTGACGGTGAGTCCTCGCCACAAGCCCCACGTTCTGAAGCTGGCGGCCCGGACCGTGACGGGTCGGCGATTCACCGACCCGTTCCCCGTTCCGTCTCCGGGCGACGAGCACGGCATCTCCTTCCCCAGCAGCAGGCCGAGGTTTCTCCGCCCCGAACCCATTCCCTCGCACCGTCCCTGGTCGGAGGGCGCGTCGCTCGAGCCATCGGAAGAGAGCCGAGAGGCGTCGGATCCGCCGTCAGCGTGA
- a CDS encoding response regulator encodes MIRVFLVDDHEILRRGLADILEAHSDIEVIGEAGTVRDGLSRIEATRPDIAVLDVHLPDGNGIDLCREIGSRLPDVRCLILTAFDDDAALHAATLAGAAGYVLKDIRGTGLVAAIRAIAAGRRLVDSPLGQRSAQALRSQADSDDPRWGSLGLRERQILHLIADGMTNRQIGERLGIAEKTVKNYVSSLLRKLGVDSRTQAAIVELHHTQERADG; translated from the coding sequence ATGATCCGCGTCTTCCTCGTCGACGATCACGAGATCCTCCGCCGTGGGCTGGCCGACATCCTCGAGGCTCATTCCGACATCGAGGTCATCGGCGAGGCGGGGACAGTCCGTGATGGGCTCAGCCGCATCGAGGCGACGCGCCCCGACATCGCGGTTCTCGATGTCCATCTGCCTGACGGGAACGGGATCGATCTGTGCCGGGAGATCGGGTCGCGTCTCCCCGACGTACGCTGCCTGATCCTCACCGCATTCGACGACGATGCGGCGCTGCACGCTGCGACGCTCGCCGGTGCGGCCGGTTACGTCCTGAAGGACATCCGGGGAACCGGGCTCGTGGCGGCGATCCGCGCCATCGCCGCCGGACGGCGCCTGGTGGACAGTCCGCTGGGACAGCGCTCGGCCCAGGCGCTTCGGAGCCAGGCCGACAGCGACGACCCGCGATGGGGGTCGCTCGGCCTGCGCGAGCGCCAGATCCTCCACTTGATCGCGGACGGCATGACCAACCGCCAGATCGGTGAGCGCCTCGGCATCGCCGAGAAGACGGTCAAGAACTACGTCTCGTCGCTGCTTCGCAAGCTCGGTGTCGACAGCCGCACCCAGGCGGCCATCGTGGAGCTGCACCACACGCAGGAGCGCGCCGACGGGTGA